The genomic interval AGGGGTTCGAGGGCACCTTTTCCAGCACCAGCCGTTCGTTGCGGCGAATGGGGTAGCGGCTGAGCACCGCCTGCCCCGAGACTATCTGCCGGTAGTGGGCCTGGGGTGGCCAGTAGGGGAAGGGCACGTAGCGCTTGTCCCAGTTGACGGCGATCGCCCCAAAGGCCATCTCCAGCGCTGCCGACACCGCGTACTGCTGGTTGCGGTTGAACGAGCGGTAGGCGTCAAAGTCGATCTCTTGCAGGGCCAGAATGTCGGGCCGCAGGGTTTCCAGGGCCGCGATCGCCTGGGCCTGGTTGGCCTCAAACAGGGCTGGGTCGCGCGCTACCGCCTGCTGGTTGGTCAGCCCCGACAGGTAGCCAAGGTTGTAGCTGACGACGCTCAGCTGTTCGGGGTTGGCGGTGCCGGGAGGGTAAGCCTCGTAGGTGACCAGGTTGTCGTAGTCGGCGGCGCGACCATTGGGGGCGCTGATGTAGAAAAAGGTGCCTACCAGGGCGACCACAGGTAGCCCCAGGGCGATCGCCCCTGCCACAAGCATGTTTTTCATGGGCTAAGTCTATGGCCTCCGCCACCCCTCCAGCATCCCGTTTAGATCAGGTCGTCTTCTACGCAACTTCCTCCAGCGCTTTGCCCAGGGCTTCTCCGCCCACTTCGGCTTCACCCAGCACGGTGAGGAACTGGAGCGCCATAGCGATGTAGGTGGCGCACTGGGTTGGCGGCAGGCGATAGAAGGCCTGCCAGGCGGCGGCTTTGTCCGACTCGTAGGCTCCCACGCGATCGGGATACTGGTCAAACCAGCCGAGGCGCACGGCATGGCCGATCAGCACATCGAGGTAGATGTGGTCCTCAAAGTAGAGGTCGGGGTTGACCTTGAAGATCTCACCCATTTCCCGCAGCGCCTCCATGTTGACGTGGCGGTACTCGGGAGCCTGAATCTTGTTCAGCAGGTGAGTGATGCGGCGCTCAAAGTTTTGCTCGCCGGGGGTCATTTCAGAGAGAATGCGATCGCTATCCAATCTATTCTTACGGTCAAACTTGTTGCCGATCACAATCCCCCTGGAGTGCTTCAGCACCTCCCACACCTGGGTGTAAAACTCCTCCGAAATCCGGGCGATTTCGCCATCGATCACCCGCTTGCGCCACCAGTCCTGGGGCTTAGGGGTTTCGGTGGCCTCGGCCACGGGCTCAATGCCGACGGGCACCACCTGCCAGTTAATCGGGTTATGGGGCTTAACGTGCAGCGACTCACGGCGGAAAATCGACTGGTTCAGCCCGTCAAACCCGGCCAATACCTGGCGCAGGCGGGTCTTGAGTTCAAAGGGGCTGAGGTCAACCAGCTGGCCGTAGGCTTCGTCCTGGGGAATGTCGCGCTCGCGGGCCAGCTCGCTGGTGATCAGCAGCAGCAGGTAGCCCACCCGCAGGGTCATCAGCCCCTTGAACAGCGATGGTTCCGCCTTGATTAAGATACTCAAATCGATCAAGATCTCCTGGGTGAGCACGTGGTCGCGCACGTCGTCGCCGCAGAAGGTGCGAATTTTGTCGAGAATTTCGCTGTGCCCCATTGGCTCAGTAATCAGTGATGCTTCGCTGTAGGACTTGCCCACCGAAATTTGTTTCTGGCGCACCAGCAGCTCAGTCACGGCATCCGAGAGGGTAATGTCGGCCTTACCCAGCAGCCCCGCCGCCCGCCGCAAAATGCCCCACTGCTCCAGCTGGCTGGCCTTGGCGTAGACCTCGTCGAGCAGATCTTCGACGGTAATGGTGTGGCTGGGGCCGCCAAAGCCTGTGTTAAAGGTACTGCCGTGGAGGTGTTTGAGGGTGGCCAGCAGCTCTAGCTGCTCGTAGATGTTGTTGGACTCGCGCAGCTGGGTGAGCAGGCGATCGAGGTCGGTTTCGTTTTCCAGGGTGTACTCTTCGAGCAGCGAGAGGGGGCCGTCGCGATCGGGCTCAAAGCCCAGGTAGGCGGTCCACAGCGCTGAGTAGCCCACCGAGGTACTACCCAGCTGGTAGCCGTTGACGTTGTCCACCCGCTCCAGGTTGGTGGTCATGGCGAGCTGGTGCAGGGGGCCAAGCTTGACCGGCACATGGTCGCAGCGATCGCCCTGCAGTTCCTGCATCAGCGCCATCAGCGGCGACTCGTAGATCGGCTTGTGGCCCAGCTCAAACATGGCGTGGGTGAGCAACAGTGTCACCGTGGGGCGACCCGGCTCGCGCCAGTGGTCGTAGATGTAGGCCAGCTCGCTGCGAATTTGAGCGACCAAAAAGTGGTAGTCGAGGGTGAGGTAAAACCGCTGCTGGTCCAGAAACGACGGCAAAAACACCACCGACTCGCCCTTGATGCGAAAAATGCGGGAGGTGGTCAGACTGCGCAGCCGCCGCACCGGGCGACCGCTGAGGCTCAGCTTGTTGTTTTTGCCAATCTCGGCATAGATTGCCGACAACTCGGCGGCGGGGAACACCTGCACCGGCGCAATCTCGGCCAGGGTTTGGGTGGGCAGACCGTAGGTGGCCAGCTCCGTCTGCAGGGCCTTGTCCTCGGCCAGCAGGGCCACCTGCACTACGGGGTAGCGGTGGTCGCCCAGGGCACGGTACCGCCCCAGGGGGTCAATATCGCTGGGCTTGAGCAGCCCGTCGTGAATTAGCTGCCCCAGCAGGTAGAGGCTCTGGGCCCACACCAGGGGCAGGTTGTCGTTGGGCAACCGGGGTTGACTGGCGGGTTTAGCTCGCTCGGCTGCCAGGCTTTCGGCGGGCACGTAGTACAGCTCGGGCAGCAGACCCACCCCATCCCGCTCTACGGTCAAAGCCGCCAGCCGCTCCTGGTAAAAGCGAATCTGGTCTTTGTCACCCGCAAATAGGCTATCCAGCCACAGGTAGGTAAAAAACAAGGGCCACTCGCACTCGATGTGCTCAAACTGCCTCAGTTCCTCGGGTTCGTAGTGCAGTCGGGTAGTGTCTTCGATCACCGTTTGGTGGCCGTCGCGCAAAAACCGCTTGCAGCCGTAGGGGCCTTGCAGCTTGTCGATGATTTTTTGTCGGGTTTTCTGCGCTATTTGCGCGTCGTCAATGGCAAAGCCGGGATAGCCCACCACGCTCAGCAGGGCCGCATCAATCTCTTTTGACCCGGATTCGCGTGGCAGCAGCGACTCCAGGGTAATGCGGGCGCGGGCGATTTCATCAGTCAGCACGTGGATAGTCGAGGCCTGCCCCCCGCGCATGCCAAACAGGTTGAAGCCCCGCAGTGCCTCCAGCGCCGCCTTGGCCATGCCCACGGAGCTGGCGTTGAGCTCGGGCTTGCCGTGGTTCATTTTGTTGCCCCGTTCCCAAATGCCGTAGTCGGGGGTTCGGTAGGCCCGGCCAATGTAGTAGACCAGGTTTTGCACAAAGTTGACTTCATCCTGGGTGAAGACAATTTGCAGCCCCGAGGCCGTAATCTGGGCCAGCATGAGCAAAAATACCGAGGTCGCGTCAATTTGCAGGTGGCCCCACTCGTCGTCGGCCACTACGGGCAGCCCGGTGCCGGTGTCGTACTTGGCGTGCAGCGCTTGCAGCGGGTCCTGGCGTTCCTTGAACTGCTCCACCTTTTCGGCCTGGCGCAGCATGGCGGTCAGCAGCCCCCGCATCAGCTTGACCACGCTTTGCTCCAGCTCCACCGTGCGGCCCTGGTCGTCGTCCAGGTGGCGGTAGGCCAGGGCTACCCCCCACACCGCCAGAATGCTGTAGACGTTGTCGCGTACCCAGGCATCAGTGTAGTTGCCGTGCACGTTGACGGCGGTGCTGGCGGGCAGTAGCCCACTGACCGGGTGCTGCCGCGATAAAATAACGGTTTTGACCTGGCGGTAGTAGCGATCGAGCTGCTCCTGAAGGGCGGCTGAAGACATAGGCGGTGGTGGTAACGACGAAGGACGAGAATTAATCGGTTTTTAACCCACTCTAGGGTCAATTGGCCAGGTAATAGTCGCGGAGATTACAGAATTCTGATTGGGCCAGGGGGCATTGCTAAGCAGAGGTGTGACATGCGCGCCCAGCTAAAGCAGAGCGCCAAGTCAGAAAAGTACCGTATCGTCTTGCTATTAGCCCTTTTAAGATGGGAGAAAGCCAGTATGGTGTTGCCGATGCGAACCACCACTCTCTACAAGCAAGACTTTTACGCCTGGACTCAGCGTCAGGCTGAGCTGCTGCGCGCGGGTCAGCTGGGGGAACTCGACATTGAGAATCTGATCGAGGAGATCGAATCATTGGGTCGGCAGGAGCGGCAGGAGTTGCGAAATCGACTGGGGGTGTTGCTGGGGCATCTGCTCAAGTGGCACTACCAGCCCGAGGCTCGCTCAAAAAGCTGGGTCTACACCATCAGAGAGCAGCGCCAAGAGATTCAGCGTCACCTCAAAGAAAACCCTAGCCTGAAGCCCTACCTAAGAGAAGCGATCGCGGTGGGTTACTAGGGCAAACGCATACTCAGGAGGAGAGTAGCCGAATTAGGTAGTCATTATCCCATCCTGCTTGCAAGCGTTTAGCCTTGATACCCCCTTTGGCAAAAGCGTCCTGACGCAGCAGATTGAGGGCGAT from Leptolyngbya sp. KIOST-1 carries:
- a CDS encoding endonuclease/exonuclease/phosphatase family protein, yielding MKNMLVAGAIALGLPVVALVGTFFYISAPNGRAADYDNLVTYEAYPPGTANPEQLSVVSYNLGYLSGLTNQQAVARDPALFEANQAQAIAALETLRPDILALQEIDFDAYRSFNRNQQYAVSAALEMAFGAIAVNWDKRYVPFPYWPPQAHYRQIVSGQAVLSRYPIRRNERLVLEKVPSNPFYYNALYLDRVAQVTEIDLSGQTLIVINVHLEAFNAPTRIRQTQMVRELAEGYAKDHPVLLVGDFNSSLNRDEGDEPRSIEILLDSPALASALPTAPSSFTFPSDQPQYVLDYIFYTPATLEVVAAEVVAEAAQASDHLPVQAQVTLR
- a CDS encoding glycoside hydrolase family 15 protein encodes the protein MSSAALQEQLDRYYRQVKTVILSRQHPVSGLLPASTAVNVHGNYTDAWVRDNVYSILAVWGVALAYRHLDDDQGRTVELEQSVVKLMRGLLTAMLRQAEKVEQFKERQDPLQALHAKYDTGTGLPVVADDEWGHLQIDATSVFLLMLAQITASGLQIVFTQDEVNFVQNLVYYIGRAYRTPDYGIWERGNKMNHGKPELNASSVGMAKAALEALRGFNLFGMRGGQASTIHVLTDEIARARITLESLLPRESGSKEIDAALLSVVGYPGFAIDDAQIAQKTRQKIIDKLQGPYGCKRFLRDGHQTVIEDTTRLHYEPEELRQFEHIECEWPLFFTYLWLDSLFAGDKDQIRFYQERLAALTVERDGVGLLPELYYVPAESLAAERAKPASQPRLPNDNLPLVWAQSLYLLGQLIHDGLLKPSDIDPLGRYRALGDHRYPVVQVALLAEDKALQTELATYGLPTQTLAEIAPVQVFPAAELSAIYAEIGKNNKLSLSGRPVRRLRSLTTSRIFRIKGESVVFLPSFLDQQRFYLTLDYHFLVAQIRSELAYIYDHWREPGRPTVTLLLTHAMFELGHKPIYESPLMALMQELQGDRCDHVPVKLGPLHQLAMTTNLERVDNVNGYQLGSTSVGYSALWTAYLGFEPDRDGPLSLLEEYTLENETDLDRLLTQLRESNNIYEQLELLATLKHLHGSTFNTGFGGPSHTITVEDLLDEVYAKASQLEQWGILRRAAGLLGKADITLSDAVTELLVRQKQISVGKSYSEASLITEPMGHSEILDKIRTFCGDDVRDHVLTQEILIDLSILIKAEPSLFKGLMTLRVGYLLLLITSELARERDIPQDEAYGQLVDLSPFELKTRLRQVLAGFDGLNQSIFRRESLHVKPHNPINWQVVPVGIEPVAEATETPKPQDWWRKRVIDGEIARISEEFYTQVWEVLKHSRGIVIGNKFDRKNRLDSDRILSEMTPGEQNFERRITHLLNKIQAPEYRHVNMEALREMGEIFKVNPDLYFEDHIYLDVLIGHAVRLGWFDQYPDRVGAYESDKAAAWQAFYRLPPTQCATYIAMALQFLTVLGEAEVGGEALGKALEEVA
- a CDS encoding DUF29 domain-containing protein; the encoded protein is MRTTTLYKQDFYAWTQRQAELLRAGQLGELDIENLIEEIESLGRQERQELRNRLGVLLGHLLKWHYQPEARSKSWVYTIREQRQEIQRHLKENPSLKPYLREAIAVGY